In Polaribacter sp. L3A8, a genomic segment contains:
- a CDS encoding DUF4136 domain-containing protein, with protein sequence MKNSKYIFLFLLIGCASPKVITDYDDKEDFSKFKTYEFYEDNGDNLNDFDVKRIVTSIEQRLKESGMLQKKVPDFFIYFDMETSENQNSNTIGIGVGSGGRNGGIGISGGLPLGGKKMNEKLIIKFIEAKDNKLFWEGSLVSIVKENRTPEIRKLHLQEVVRQILKQFPLKKQ encoded by the coding sequence ATGAAAAATAGTAAATACATATTTTTGTTTTTATTGATAGGATGCGCATCACCTAAAGTAATTACAGATTATGATGATAAAGAAGATTTCTCTAAGTTTAAAACTTATGAGTTTTATGAAGACAACGGCGATAACTTAAATGATTTTGATGTAAAACGTATTGTGACTTCAATTGAACAAAGACTTAAAGAAAGTGGAATGTTGCAAAAAAAGGTACCAGATTTTTTTATCTATTTTGATATGGAAACTTCAGAAAATCAAAATAGCAATACAATTGGAATTGGTGTTGGAAGTGGTGGAAGAAATGGAGGAATAGGAATTTCAGGAGGACTACCCCTCGGAGGAAAAAAAATGAATGAAAAACTAATTATTAAATTTATTGAAGCAAAGGATAATAAATTATTTTGGGAAGGTTCTTTAGTTTCAATTGTTAAAGAAAATAGAACTCCAGAAATAAGAAAATTACATCTACAAGAAGTCGTTCGGCAAATTTTAAAACAATTCCCATTAAAAAAACAATAA
- a CDS encoding M28 family peptidase produces the protein MKKINLVYILLIATIFSCKESSNVVKSEKKIAKIDSVTVKKHLYTLASDDMEGRMTGTPGIEKAAKYIENEFKRIGLSTYDTLKNYRQTFTFTDRRSNKEITTSNIIGILEGKSKKDEIVIVSAHYDHLGIRKKEGQLDSIYNGANDDASGVTGVLALAEYFKTKGANERTILFVAFTGEELGLIGSTHFGKGIDASKFVAGINLEMIGKVPSFGPNTAWLTGFERSDFGKIIQKNLVGSGYQLFPDPYKKFNLFFRSDNASLARLGVPSHTFSTTPIDVDKDYHQASDEAETLNMTVITQTIQAVAKGTESIINAKDTPTRVVLKEGK, from the coding sequence ATGAAAAAAATCAACCTAGTTTATATCCTTTTAATAGCAACTATTTTTTCTTGTAAAGAGAGTTCTAATGTTGTTAAATCAGAAAAAAAGATAGCAAAAATAGATTCTGTTACTGTTAAAAAACACCTTTATACATTAGCTTCTGATGACATGGAAGGAAGAATGACAGGAACTCCCGGAATTGAAAAAGCAGCTAAATACATAGAAAATGAGTTTAAAAGAATAGGATTATCTACGTATGATACTTTAAAAAATTACAGACAAACTTTTACATTTACAGATAGAAGGTCTAATAAAGAAATTACAACAAGTAATATTATTGGTATTTTAGAAGGGAAATCTAAGAAAGATGAAATTGTAATTGTTTCTGCACATTATGATCATTTAGGTATTAGAAAAAAAGAAGGACAATTAGATAGTATTTATAATGGTGCAAATGATGATGCATCTGGAGTAACTGGAGTTTTAGCTTTGGCAGAATATTTTAAAACGAAAGGGGCTAATGAAAGAACCATTCTTTTTGTAGCTTTTACCGGAGAAGAATTAGGCTTAATAGGTTCTACACATTTTGGTAAAGGAATTGATGCTAGTAAATTTGTTGCTGGTATTAATTTAGAGATGATTGGTAAGGTGCCCAGTTTTGGACCAAATACAGCTTGGTTAACAGGCTTTGAAAGATCTGATTTTGGTAAAATAATTCAGAAAAATTTAGTGGGTTCAGGGTATCAATTGTTTCCGGATCCGTATAAAAAGTTTAATTTATTTTTTAGGTCAGACAATGCTTCTTTGGCTAGATTAGGCGTTCCTTCACATACTTTTTCTACAACACCAATAGATGTTGATAAAGATTATCATCAAGCTTCGGATGAAGCGGAAACACTAAACATGACCGTAATTACACAAACCATACAAGCGGTTGCAAAAGGCACAGAGAGTATTATTAATGCTAAGGATACACCAACGAGAGTTGTACTTAAAGAGGGTAAATAA
- a CDS encoding winged helix-turn-helix domain-containing protein, whose translation MKNIILNINKAFDHRIRLGIMSVLMVNEYADFNTLKELLGATDGNLASHTKALEKVDFIKVEKQFIGRKPNTKYLATELGKMEFKKHIEALEKLIKNK comes from the coding sequence TTGAAAAATATAATTCTAAATATAAACAAAGCTTTTGATCATCGAATACGACTTGGTATTATGTCTGTTTTGATGGTGAATGAATATGCTGATTTTAATACTTTAAAAGAATTATTAGGCGCAACCGATGGCAACTTAGCAAGTCATACAAAGGCTTTAGAAAAAGTAGATTTTATAAAAGTTGAAAAACAATTTATTGGCAGAAAACCAAACACAAAATACTTAGCAACCGAATTAGGTAAAATGGAATTTAAAAAACACATTGAAGCACTCGAAAAATTAATCAAAAATAAATAA
- a CDS encoding DUF5655 domain-containing protein, which translates to MKPAEAFILEQPEPFKSILMHLQLLIETNFAEVDLQFKWKMPFYYLNEKPLCYLNPSKKKGYVDVGFYVNNEFKKFNEFVISDNRKVVKSLRYTKVSDINAEVLISVLEEAYNQTTKGFFGK; encoded by the coding sequence ATGAAACCAGCAGAAGCCTTTATCTTAGAACAACCAGAACCATTCAAATCCATTTTAATGCATTTGCAACTATTAATTGAAACCAATTTTGCTGAGGTTGATTTACAGTTTAAATGGAAAATGCCTTTTTATTATTTAAACGAAAAACCACTTTGTTATTTAAATCCGTCTAAAAAGAAAGGATATGTAGATGTTGGGTTTTACGTAAATAACGAATTTAAAAAATTTAATGAATTTGTAATTTCTGATAACAGAAAAGTAGTGAAATCTTTACGTTATACAAAGGTAAGTGATATAAATGCAGAGGTGCTAATTTCTGTTTTAGAAGAAGCATATAACCAAACTACAAAAGGTTTTTTTGGAAAGTGA
- a CDS encoding TfoX/Sxy family protein, with the protein MAYSEYLADRVSQFLNEKSVSFITKKMMGGLLFMVDDKMYVAVIKEEIMARIHPNIYDESLEKEGCNKMNFTGKPMKGFVFLSEEAIDLDDDLNYWLQLALDFNPFAKASKKRKSSKN; encoded by the coding sequence ATGGCATATAGTGAATACTTAGCCGATAGAGTTTCTCAATTTTTGAATGAAAAAAGTGTTTCTTTTATCACAAAAAAAATGATGGGCGGTTTGTTATTTATGGTAGATGATAAAATGTATGTTGCTGTAATAAAAGAAGAAATTATGGCACGCATTCATCCTAATATTTATGATGAATCTCTAGAAAAAGAAGGGTGTAATAAAATGAATTTTACAGGCAAACCAATGAAAGGTTTTGTTTTTCTATCTGAAGAAGCAATAGATCTAGATGACGATTTAAATTATTGGTTGCAATTAGCATTAGACTTTAATCCGTTTGCAAAAGCGAGTAAAAAAAGAAAATCCTCTAAAAATTAA
- a CDS encoding alpha-2-macroglobulin family protein produces MKKITSTLLMIIAFSSISNAQTSFKNLWLQVEKLEIDNLPKSALETVDKIYTKATTENNSAQLIKTLFYKSKFSLTLEEDAQVKVIESFKKHIATSKFPTKNVLENILANLYWQYFTQNRYKFYNRTKTEDKVNVNDFRTWDLNTLFKEIHCHFEASLENAEALQKTAIYEYVDILQIEKDSKKYRPTVYDFLAHNALEFYKSNETSIASPAYNFILDDSSFLSDYRTFSKLKLTSKDTFSLQFNALKIYQKLIQFHAKENNLDALVDADIHRLNFVNEHATFQNKEPIFLSTLKSSTDIFKENVVSGLYAFETAKIYRDQANAYTTSKEKKDRFKNKEAIDICNTVIKQFPNSLGAKNCTVLKNQILQKSLSITEEKYISIETNSRLLLNYKNINKLFFTAYKITDAQLHQFNKVYQLEEKIKLINSLEKVINWNAKLRNEKDFLQHQTEVIVPKLKNGTYLIITSENEALKEDEVFGSAALQATNLSLVENNFNDIHNYQVVDRETGKPIKNAEIHIKNEKRNRGAFINKNLITGKNGFASFKSSEFYNNVKITVKTKNDEASFGDYYISDDDRKNYRNNDDHQTIIKPFIFTDRSIYRPGQTVFFKAIVIKKQGNTSNILKNEYVEVVLYDVNNQEVKSLNLKLNEFGSVAGEFILPSNGLTGNYTIKVNESLEEDNNQHYEYDYNNSTTISVEEYKRPKFETDFKSVTESYKINDSITIAGFAKAFSGANITEATVVYRVHRKVQYPSWYYWRRPNPTSSSQEITHGESVTNNKGKFEIIFKAIPDESVSKENLPVFSYEITADVTDINGETHSATSVVKVGYHSLIASISMDDNIDKNSTKNSLKVDTRNLNDEFIPAKGSIKIYKLQAPKNALRQRPWAAPDYQDISENTFRTLFPNDPYLENETDERNWKKGALVHTLNFDTDKAKEFELKNIKNWVSGQYIAVLESKDKFGQEVKDEQRFALFSSKEKQVADNKLFEINTDKTFYNIGDDVSLKIGSASENITVIIQIEKNYKTIATHLIKLSNTIKTIKIPVYKDDVGGFAVKYHFVNYNYFKSGSLLINVPEKQESIDIETNIFRDKLQPGQDETWSFTIKDDKKNTVTAEILASMYDASLDEFKPHNWNFNPITPKPKYYSYTNSNANHSFGTVNFSIRNNQRRYYNFATNSYDSYNWFGFSLNGNRWQNQQYLRNIKRKIESTRIDFDGTITGFIADENGEPLPGVSVIIKGTSFGTETDFDGNYSIKIKKGDVLIFSYLGFISKEQTISNQTNINVKLEEDSSNLDEVVVVGYGTQMKRHITGAVSHLNPENEEADISNVLEGSVAGVSISDDSENTLIRGMGSATGTNKPLYIVDGVIVDKMTLSPDQIAEISVLKDAAATSVYGARGANGVIIITTKKGVDKQLLQVKARKNFNETAFFFPQLRTDKNGQVRFSFTMPEALTRWKLQLLAHTTELKSATKTLQTVTQKELMVVPNAPRFLREGDKITLSAKITNLTNNQLSGFAKLILTDAITGKEIDAELENLNSNKNFTVNTDGNTSVSWNLSIPETVQAVQYKIVAKAGDFSDGEQNVLPVLSNRMLVTETLPMWIRSNQTKTFTLDKLKNNRSSTLKNHKLTLEMTSNPVWYAIQALPYLMEYPYECAEQTFSRYYANTLASFVANSNPRIQEVFNAWKTSDALLSNLEKNQELKSLIIQETPWLRDAQSETEQKKRIALLFDLNKMKNEQEKAINKLKDMQMNSGGFSWFKGGRYESNFITQHITTGFGHLSKLGVTDFDASTKNMIEKSVQYLDGELLEQYKKLLERAEEIRDKAKTKKKGEQAYKDYLSKNNLGYFTIQYLYMRSFYASISLDDNLQKAVDYYRNQAKTYWNDYNLYAKGQIALSLFRNDDKITAKKILKSLKENSISSDELGMYWKENTSGYYYYQAPVETQALLIETFSEIENDTKTIDNLKIWLLKNKQTNRWKTTKATTEAVYALLLNGNDWVSITEMVAIKVGDKEINPTKLDDVKVEAGTGYFKTSWSTSDIKKEMADVTITKKGNGIAWGGLYWQYFEDLDKITSAETPLKLNKKLFLKLNSDTGKELKEITKDTKLNIGDLITVRIELRSDRDMEFIHMKDMRASGVEPINVLSQYKWQDNLGYYESTKDAATNFFFDRLPKGIYVFEYDVRVNNAGEFSNGITTIQSMYAPEFSSHSKGVRIKILEN; encoded by the coding sequence ATGAAAAAAATTACATCAACATTATTAATGATTATAGCATTCTCTTCCATTTCTAACGCACAAACTTCCTTTAAAAACCTTTGGTTACAGGTAGAAAAATTAGAGATAGACAATTTACCTAAATCAGCGTTAGAAACTGTAGATAAAATCTACACCAAGGCAACCACAGAAAACAATTCTGCTCAGTTAATAAAAACGCTATTTTATAAAAGTAAATTTTCTTTAACCTTAGAAGAAGACGCACAAGTAAAAGTGATAGAAAGTTTTAAAAAACATATTGCTACCAGTAAATTTCCAACAAAAAATGTGTTAGAAAACATCTTAGCAAATCTGTATTGGCAATATTTTACACAGAACAGATATAAATTTTACAACAGAACAAAAACAGAGGACAAAGTAAATGTTAATGATTTTAGAACTTGGGATTTAAATACACTGTTTAAGGAAATTCACTGTCATTTTGAAGCTTCTTTAGAAAATGCAGAAGCATTACAAAAAACAGCTATTTATGAATATGTAGATATCTTACAAATTGAAAAAGACTCTAAAAAATACAGACCAACAGTCTATGATTTTCTTGCACACAATGCATTAGAATTTTATAAATCTAACGAAACATCAATTGCATCGCCTGCATATAATTTTATTTTAGATGACTCCAGTTTTTTAAGTGATTACAGAACGTTTTCAAAATTAAAACTAACATCTAAAGATACCTTCTCATTACAATTTAATGCTCTAAAAATTTATCAGAAATTAATTCAGTTTCATGCTAAAGAAAATAATTTAGATGCTTTGGTTGATGCGGATATTCATCGTTTAAACTTTGTAAATGAGCATGCTACTTTTCAGAATAAAGAACCTATTTTTTTATCAACCTTAAAATCATCAACAGATATTTTTAAGGAAAATGTTGTAAGTGGTTTATATGCTTTTGAAACTGCAAAAATATATAGAGACCAAGCCAACGCTTACACTACTTCTAAAGAGAAAAAAGACAGATTTAAAAATAAAGAGGCTATCGATATTTGCAATACCGTAATTAAACAATTTCCTAACAGTTTAGGCGCTAAAAACTGTACAGTGCTTAAAAATCAAATTTTACAGAAGTCACTTTCTATTACTGAAGAAAAATACATCTCTATAGAGACAAACTCAAGGTTATTATTGAACTATAAAAATATTAACAAACTCTTTTTTACCGCTTATAAAATTACAGACGCTCAATTACATCAATTTAATAAAGTATATCAATTAGAAGAAAAAATAAAATTGATAAACTCTTTAGAAAAAGTAATTAATTGGAATGCCAAACTAAGAAATGAAAAAGATTTTTTACAGCACCAGACAGAGGTAATTGTACCGAAGTTAAAAAACGGAACTTACCTTATTATTACTTCTGAAAATGAAGCTTTAAAAGAAGATGAAGTTTTTGGCTCTGCAGCTTTACAAGCGACAAATTTAAGTTTAGTTGAAAATAATTTTAACGATATTCATAACTATCAAGTAGTAGATAGAGAAACAGGAAAACCTATTAAAAATGCCGAGATTCATATAAAAAATGAAAAGAGAAATAGAGGTGCTTTTATCAACAAAAACCTAATAACAGGTAAAAATGGGTTTGCTTCTTTTAAAAGCAGTGAATTTTACAACAATGTTAAAATTACAGTAAAAACAAAAAATGATGAAGCTTCTTTTGGTGATTATTATATTTCTGATGATGACAGAAAAAACTATAGAAATAATGACGATCATCAAACAATAATTAAACCTTTTATTTTTACAGATAGAAGTATTTACAGACCCGGACAAACCGTATTTTTTAAAGCAATTGTTATAAAAAAACAAGGCAATACATCTAATATTTTAAAAAATGAATACGTAGAAGTTGTTTTATATGATGTTAATAATCAAGAAGTAAAATCGTTAAATTTAAAACTGAATGAATTTGGCTCTGTTGCTGGCGAGTTTATTTTACCTAGTAATGGTTTAACAGGCAATTATACCATTAAAGTTAATGAAAGTTTAGAGGAAGATAATAATCAGCATTATGAATATGACTACAACAATTCAACAACAATTTCTGTTGAAGAATACAAAAGACCAAAATTTGAGACTGATTTTAAATCGGTAACCGAAAGTTATAAAATAAATGATTCTATTACTATAGCTGGATTTGCAAAAGCATTTTCTGGTGCAAATATTACAGAGGCAACCGTGGTTTATCGCGTACATAGAAAAGTGCAATACCCAAGTTGGTATTATTGGCGAAGACCAAACCCAACTTCTAGTTCTCAAGAAATTACTCATGGAGAAAGTGTTACCAATAATAAAGGAAAATTCGAAATTATCTTTAAAGCAATACCAGACGAAAGTGTTTCTAAAGAAAACCTACCTGTTTTTAGTTACGAAATTACTGCCGATGTTACCGATATAAATGGTGAAACTCACAGCGCAACAAGCGTTGTAAAAGTTGGTTATCACAGTTTAATTGCATCGATTTCTATGGATGATAATATTGATAAAAATTCAACAAAAAATTCTTTAAAGGTTGATACAAGAAATTTAAATGACGAGTTTATTCCTGCAAAAGGAAGTATTAAAATTTATAAATTACAAGCACCTAAAAATGCTTTAAGACAAAGACCTTGGGCTGCACCAGATTATCAAGATATTTCAGAAAACACATTTAGAACCTTGTTTCCTAATGATCCGTATTTAGAAAATGAAACTGATGAAAGAAATTGGAAAAAAGGAGCACTTGTTCATACCCTTAATTTCGACACAGATAAAGCAAAAGAATTTGAACTTAAAAACATTAAAAATTGGGTTTCTGGGCAATATATTGCCGTCTTAGAAAGTAAAGACAAATTCGGACAAGAAGTAAAAGACGAACAAAGATTTGCTCTTTTTTCATCAAAAGAAAAACAAGTTGCAGACAATAAATTATTTGAGATAAATACAGATAAAACTTTTTACAATATAGGTGATGACGTTAGCCTTAAAATAGGTTCTGCTTCAGAAAACATTACCGTAATTATTCAAATTGAAAAGAATTATAAAACAATAGCTACTCATTTAATAAAATTGAGTAACACTATAAAAACCATTAAAATTCCTGTTTATAAAGATGATGTTGGTGGTTTTGCTGTAAAATATCACTTTGTAAATTACAATTATTTTAAAAGTGGTAGTTTATTGATAAACGTTCCTGAAAAGCAAGAATCGATAGATATTGAAACCAATATTTTTAGAGATAAGTTACAACCAGGACAAGATGAAACTTGGAGTTTTACCATTAAGGATGATAAAAAAAACACGGTTACAGCAGAAATTTTAGCATCTATGTACGATGCTTCTTTAGATGAGTTTAAACCTCATAATTGGAATTTTAATCCTATTACCCCAAAACCAAAATATTATTCTTACACAAATAGTAACGCCAATCATAGTTTTGGTACTGTTAATTTTAGCATCAGAAATAACCAAAGAAGATACTATAATTTTGCCACTAATTCTTATGACTCATACAATTGGTTTGGCTTTAGTTTAAATGGAAACAGATGGCAGAATCAACAATATCTAAGAAACATTAAAAGAAAAATAGAAAGCACTAGAATAGATTTTGATGGTACAATTACAGGTTTTATTGCTGATGAAAATGGCGAACCTTTACCAGGAGTTTCTGTTATAATAAAAGGAACTTCTTTTGGTACTGAAACAGATTTTGATGGAAATTATTCCATCAAAATAAAAAAAGGAGATGTTTTAATTTTTAGTTATTTAGGCTTTATTTCCAAAGAACAGACAATTAGCAATCAAACAAATATTAATGTAAAATTAGAAGAAGATTCTTCTAATTTAGATGAAGTTGTTGTGGTTGGTTATGGAACCCAAATGAAAAGGCATATAACCGGAGCGGTTAGTCATTTAAACCCTGAAAATGAAGAAGCCGATATCAGTAACGTTTTAGAAGGTAGCGTTGCTGGAGTAAGTATTTCTGATGATTCAGAAAATACCCTAATTAGAGGAATGGGCTCTGCAACAGGTACTAATAAACCTTTATATATTGTGGATGGTGTTATAGTAGACAAGATGACTTTAAGTCCAGATCAGATTGCAGAAATATCTGTTTTAAAAGACGCAGCTGCCACTTCTGTTTATGGAGCAAGAGGTGCCAATGGAGTAATAATTATCACAACAAAAAAAGGAGTAGACAAGCAATTATTACAAGTAAAAGCCCGTAAAAACTTTAATGAAACGGCTTTCTTTTTCCCTCAATTAAGAACCGACAAAAACGGTCAAGTTCGTTTTTCTTTTACAATGCCAGAAGCATTAACACGTTGGAAACTGCAATTATTAGCACATACAACGGAATTAAAATCGGCAACAAAAACATTACAAACAGTTACTCAAAAAGAGTTAATGGTTGTACCAAATGCGCCTCGTTTTTTACGTGAGGGTGATAAAATTACCTTGAGTGCTAAAATTACAAATCTAACAAATAATCAATTAAGTGGTTTTGCAAAACTAATTTTAACTGATGCCATTACAGGAAAAGAAATTGACGCTGAATTAGAGAACTTAAATTCTAACAAAAACTTTACTGTAAATACAGATGGAAATACAAGCGTTTCTTGGAATTTATCAATTCCGGAAACCGTACAAGCGGTTCAATATAAAATTGTAGCAAAAGCAGGTGATTTTTCTGACGGAGAACAAAATGTTTTACCCGTTTTATCCAACAGAATGCTGGTAACAGAAACCTTACCAATGTGGATCCGTTCTAACCAAACCAAAACGTTTACGTTAGATAAGTTAAAAAATAATAGGTCATCAACTTTAAAAAACCACAAGTTAACGTTAGAAATGACGTCTAATCCGGTTTGGTATGCCATTCAAGCTTTGCCGTATTTAATGGAATATCCGTATGAATGTGCAGAGCAAACCTTCTCTAGATATTACGCAAATACATTGGCTAGTTTTGTAGCTAATTCAAATCCTAGAATTCAAGAAGTTTTTAATGCTTGGAAAACATCTGATGCTTTGTTATCTAATTTAGAAAAGAATCAAGAATTAAAATCGTTGATTATTCAAGAAACTCCTTGGTTGCGAGATGCACAATCAGAAACCGAGCAAAAGAAAAGAATTGCTTTATTATTCGATTTGAATAAGATGAAAAACGAGCAAGAAAAAGCCATCAATAAACTAAAAGATATGCAGATGAATTCTGGTGGATTTTCTTGGTTTAAAGGCGGACGCTATGAAAGCAATTTTATCACCCAACATATTACAACAGGTTTTGGACATTTATCAAAATTAGGAGTTACTGATTTTGATGCATCAACAAAAAATATGATTGAAAAATCTGTTCAATATTTAGATGGAGAATTGTTAGAACAATATAAAAAACTGTTAGAAAGAGCAGAGGAAATTAGAGACAAAGCAAAAACTAAAAAGAAAGGAGAACAAGCGTATAAAGATTATTTATCAAAAAATAATTTAGGGTATTTTACCATTCAGTATTTGTATATGCGTAGTTTTTATGCTTCCATTTCTTTGGATGATAATTTGCAAAAAGCGGTTGATTATTATAGAAATCAAGCAAAAACGTATTGGAACGACTACAATTTATATGCAAAAGGTCAAATTGCTTTATCGTTGTTTAGAAATGATGATAAAATAACCGCAAAGAAAATTCTAAAATCATTAAAAGAAAATTCGATTTCATCGGATGAATTAGGGATGTATTGGAAAGAAAATACATCTGGTTACTACTATTATCAAGCTCCGGTAGAAACACAAGCACTATTAATTGAAACCTTTTCTGAAATAGAAAACGACACAAAAACTATTGACAATCTAAAAATTTGGTTGCTAAAAAACAAGCAAACCAATAGATGGAAAACTACAAAGGCAACAACAGAAGCTGTTTATGCTTTGTTATTAAATGGTAACGATTGGGTTTCTATTACAGAAATGGTAGCTATAAAAGTTGGTGACAAAGAAATTAATCCAACAAAGTTGGACGATGTAAAAGTGGAAGCAGGAACAGGTTATTTTAAAACCTCTTGGAGTACTAGTGACATCAAAAAAGAAATGGCAGATGTTACCATCACCAAAAAAGGAAACGGAATTGCTTGGGGTGGTTTGTATTGGCAATATTTTGAAGATTTAGATAAAATTACTTCTGCAGAAACTCCTTTAAAACTGAATAAAAAACTATTCTTAAAATTAAATTCTGATACAGGAAAAGAGTTGAAAGAAATTACAAAAGACACCAAACTAAACATTGGCGATTTAATTACGGTTCGTATCGAATTAAGAAGCGATAGAGATATGGAATTTATACACATGAAAGACATGAGAGCTTCTGGTGTAGAACCAATCAATGTATTATCTCAATACAAATGGCAAGATAATTTAGGCTATTATGAGAGCACCAAAGACGCTGCAACAAATTTCTTTTTTGACAGATTACCAAAAGGAATCTATGTTTTTGAATATGATGTTCGTGTAAATAATGCCGGAGAATTTAGTAACGGAATTACAACCATACAAAGCATGTATGCTCCTGAATTTAGTAGCCATTCTAAAGGTGTAAGAATTAAGATCTTAGAAAATTAA
- the kdsA gene encoding 3-deoxy-8-phosphooctulonate synthase: MDLSLIPNIKHTKSNNFFLLAGPCAIESEEMALRIAEKVITITDKLEIPYIFKGSFKKANRSRIDSFTGIGDEKALKILRKVSETFNVPTVTDIHEVSDAIKAAEYVDVLQIPAFLVRQTDLVVAAAQTGKVVNLKKGQFMSPGAMKHAVQKVKDAGSEKAWITDRGTMFGYQDMIVDFRGIPEMRKFAPTILDVTHSLQQPNQVAGVTGGRPDMIETIARAGIVNNVDGLFIETHFDPANAKSDGANMLHLDNLEGLLTNLVTIRKTINSL, translated from the coding sequence ATGGATTTATCTCTTATACCAAACATAAAACACACAAAGTCTAACAACTTTTTTTTACTTGCAGGCCCTTGTGCTATAGAAAGTGAAGAAATGGCTTTAAGAATTGCCGAAAAAGTAATTACAATTACCGATAAACTAGAAATTCCGTATATTTTTAAAGGAAGTTTTAAAAAAGCAAACAGAAGTAGAATTGATAGTTTTACAGGAATTGGAGATGAAAAAGCATTGAAAATTTTACGTAAAGTTTCTGAAACTTTTAATGTACCAACGGTAACTGACATTCACGAAGTTTCAGATGCCATAAAAGCGGCAGAATATGTAGATGTTTTACAAATTCCTGCATTTTTAGTACGTCAAACAGACTTAGTAGTTGCAGCAGCACAAACAGGTAAAGTAGTCAACCTAAAAAAAGGACAATTTATGAGTCCGGGTGCTATGAAACACGCAGTACAAAAAGTAAAAGATGCAGGTTCTGAAAAAGCGTGGATAACAGACAGAGGTACTATGTTTGGCTACCAAGACATGATTGTAGACTTTAGAGGAATTCCAGAAATGCGCAAATTTGCACCAACAATTTTAGATGTTACGCATTCTTTACAACAACCAAACCAGGTTGCAGGAGTAACTGGCGGAAGACCAGATATGATTGAAACCATTGCAAGAGCCGGAATTGTAAACAACGTAGATGGTTTGTTTATAGAAACACATTTCGATCCTGCAAATGCAAAATCTGACGGAGCAAATATGTTACATTTAGACAATTTAGAAGGTTTATTAACCAACTTAGTTACTATTAGAAAAACGATTAATAGTTTATAA